In the genome of Takifugu rubripes chromosome 18, fTakRub1.2, whole genome shotgun sequence, one region contains:
- the LOC101066147 gene encoding ninjurin-2 isoform X3: protein MQGLGKTERGEQGRDIDLTSLRSTMPAGGPLQGGSTPNLNMNLYATKKTVAEGMLDVALFLANITHMKTVIEQGAGYRYYIAVLTLISFSLALQIVAGILIIIIGRRDLNNGAQQKRLDYLNNVTTVVVFFTTVLNFFISTFGMQSTGYFPWLMMRIH from the exons ATGCAGGGACTCGGGAAGACTGAGAGAGGGGAGCAGGGCCGAGACATCGACCTGACATCGCTGAGATCCACCATGCCAGCCGGTGGACCGCTGCAG GGGGGTTCGACCCCAAATCTGAACATGAACCTGTATGCCACAAAGAAGACGGTGGCCGAGGGCATGCTGGACGTGGCTCTGTTCCTGGCTAACATCACACACATGAAGACCGTCATCGAGCAGGGAGCTGGCTACCG GTACTACATTGCAGTGCTGACACTCATCTCCTTCTCCCTGGCCCTCCAGATAGTGGCGGggatcctcatcatcatcatcg GCCGTCGGGATCTGAACAACGGCGCCCAGCAGAAACGTCTGGATTACCTGAACAATGTAACAACCGTCGTGGTTTTCTTCACCACGGTCCTCAACTTCTTCATCAGCACCTTCGGGATGCAGAGCACTGGATACTTCCCCTGGCTCATGATGCGCATTCACTGA
- the LOC101066147 gene encoding ninjurin-2 isoform X1, whose amino-acid sequence MQGLGKTERGEQGRDIDLTSLRSTMPAGGPLQGGSTPNLNMNLYATKKTVAEGMLDVALFLANITHMKTVIEQGAGYRYYIAVLTLISFSLALQIVAGILIIIIARVELAFLHSCQRALNLLNNLTTGIIFLTFIINVIKAAFGTQRSCFLRWLLQRFIL is encoded by the exons ATGCAGGGACTCGGGAAGACTGAGAGAGGGGAGCAGGGCCGAGACATCGACCTGACATCGCTGAGATCCACCATGCCAGCCGGTGGACCGCTGCAG GGGGGTTCGACCCCAAATCTGAACATGAACCTGTATGCCACAAAGAAGACGGTGGCCGAGGGCATGCTGGACGTGGCTCTGTTCCTGGCTAACATCACACACATGAAGACCGTCATCGAGCAGGGAGCTGGCTACCG GTACTACATTGCAGTGCTGACACTCATCTCCTTCTCCCTGGCCCTCCAGATAGTGGCGGggatcctcatcatcatcatcg ctcGGGTCGAGCTGGCCTTCCTTCACTCTTGTCAGCGGGCGTTAAACCTCCTCAACAATCTGACCACTGgcatcatcttcctcaccttcatcatcaatGTCATCAAAGCCGCGTTCGGCACACAGCGCAGCTGCTTCCTACGATGGCTGCTGCAGCGTTTCATTCTTtga
- the LOC101066147 gene encoding ninjurin-2 isoform X2, protein MQGLGKTERGEQGRDIDLTSLRSTMPAGGPLQGGSTPNLNMNLYATKKTVAEGMLDVALFLANITHMKTVIEQGAGYRYYIAVLTLISFSLALQIVAGILIIIIARRDLNVVSNQKRLDYLNNLATGVIFVTAVINFFVSFFGSKRTGFFRWLLARLHF, encoded by the exons ATGCAGGGACTCGGGAAGACTGAGAGAGGGGAGCAGGGCCGAGACATCGACCTGACATCGCTGAGATCCACCATGCCAGCCGGTGGACCGCTGCAG GGGGGTTCGACCCCAAATCTGAACATGAACCTGTATGCCACAAAGAAGACGGTGGCCGAGGGCATGCTGGACGTGGCTCTGTTCCTGGCTAACATCACACACATGAAGACCGTCATCGAGCAGGGAGCTGGCTACCG GTACTACATTGCAGTGCTGACACTCATCTCCTTCTCCCTGGCCCTCCAGATAGTGGCGGggatcctcatcatcatcatcg cccgcAGAGACCTGAATGTGGTGTCCAATCAAAAACGACTCGACTACCTGAATAACCTTGCTACGGGCGTCATCTTCGTTACCGCGGTGATCAACTTCTTTGTCAGCTTCTTCGGATCTAAGAGGACTGGATTCTTCCGCTGGCTGCTGGCTCGACTCCacttttga
- the LOC101066147 gene encoding ninjurin-2 isoform X4, with amino-acid sequence MQGLGKTERGEQGRDIDLTSLRSTMPAGGPLQGGSTPNLNMNLYATKKTVAEGMLDVALFLANITHMKTVIEQGAGYRYYIAVLTLISFSLALQIVAGILIIIIARRDVTEEANQKRLDSLNNSVTIVIFLVFVTNIFISVFGMERTGLFARMHF; translated from the exons ATGCAGGGACTCGGGAAGACTGAGAGAGGGGAGCAGGGCCGAGACATCGACCTGACATCGCTGAGATCCACCATGCCAGCCGGTGGACCGCTGCAG GGGGGTTCGACCCCAAATCTGAACATGAACCTGTATGCCACAAAGAAGACGGTGGCCGAGGGCATGCTGGACGTGGCTCTGTTCCTGGCTAACATCACACACATGAAGACCGTCATCGAGCAGGGAGCTGGCTACCG GTACTACATTGCAGTGCTGACACTCATCTCCTTCTCCCTGGCCCTCCAGATAGTGGCGGggatcctcatcatcatcatcg ctcgGCGCGATGTCACTGAGGAGGCCAATCAGAAGCGTCTAGACAGCCTGAACAACAGCGTGACCATTGTCATCTTCCTCGTCTTTGTCACCAACATTTTCATCTCTGTCTTTGGGATGGAGCGCACCGGCCTCTTTGCCAGGATGCATTTctga
- the LOC105418465 gene encoding E3 ubiquitin/ISG15 ligase TRIM25-like gives MASSCEDLLMCPICLLTYTEPITTPCGHNYCKACITEYLSYTDEPVCPLCKEALQTQSELKVNTALQNLVQHFSNITVSDGETPAEAWEVTCDMCCEPKLKAQRSCLKCVASYCQHHLEQHQRVATFKKHQLVDPVSNLEARVCRDHNKLLTSFCKKDQTCVCATCLKENHLRHQTVPLERAFREKKDVLVSAVSAMELIEVYQRSRMEELKCLAEQSRREWEKEVEEIDQAWNSLAACLQRGQTELAELRQQRQKAIQVTNDRLVASLGQDIANLQSKRGELELVLQKGDQMYLLQNFASLSKKLHVPETTRGQFHSSLNNDVNLVKKSVEQMRAKLSEEMEMLKYHILPSPP, from the coding sequence ATGGCCTCCTCCTGCGAAGACCTGCTCATGTGTCCCATCTGCCTGCTCACATATACCGAGCCGATCACTACTCCCTGTGGACACAACTATTGCAAAGCTTGCATCACAGAGTACCTGTCCTACACTGATGAGCCCGTGTGTCCCCTGTGTAAGGAGGCTCTTCAGACACAGTCGGAGCTCAAGGTCAACACGGCACTTCAAAACTTGGTGCAGCATTTCAGCAACATAACGGTGAGTGATGGCGAGACCCCTGCCGAAGCATGGGAGGTGACCTGTGACATGTGCTGTGAGCCGAAGCTCAAGGCCCAGCGGTCGTGTCTCAAGTGTGTGGCTTCATACTGCCAGCATCACCTGGAGCAACACCAGAGGGTGGCAACCTTTAAGAAGCATCAGCTGGTCGACCCCGTGTCAAACCTGGAAGCCCGCGTTTGCAGGGACCACAACAAGTTGCTGACATCCTTCTGCAAGAAAGACCAGACGTGCGTTTGTGCCACGTGCCTGAAAGAAAATCACTTGAGGCACCAAACTGTGCCTTTAGAGCGTGCATTCAGGGAGAAGAAGGACGTCCTGGTCTCTGCGGTATCAGCGATGGAGCTGATAGAAGTGTATCAGCGCAGCAGgatggaggagctgaaatgtttggctgaacagagcaggagggagTGGGAGAAAGAGGTGGAAGAAATTGATCAAGCTTGGAATTCTCTGGCGGCCTGTCTGCAGAGAGGCCAGACGGAGCTGGCTGAGCTgaggcagcagaggcagaaggCTATACAGGTGACGAATGACCGCCTGGTGGCCAGTCTGGGGCAGGACATCGCCAACTTGCAGAGTAAACGGGGCGAACTTGAGCTTGTTTTACAAAAAGGGGATCAAATGTATCTCCTGCAGAATTTCGCTTCACTCAGCAAGAAACTACACGTTCCAGAAACCACACGGGGCCAATTCCACTCCAGTTTGAATAATGACGTGAACTTGGTGAAAAAATCAGTTGAGCAAATGCGGGCGAAGCTCAGTGAAGAAATGGAGATGCTAAAATACCATATATTGCCTTCCCCTCCATGA